One genomic window of Polynucleobacter sp. HIN11 includes the following:
- the cmk gene encoding (d)CMP kinase — translation MSLPPVIAIDGPTASGKGTVAMQVANRLGFHYLDSGALYRLVALASQQKGVPPSDCRALGELALAIQIEFKNGLIFLGGEDVTEAIRDESIGVLASQIAVYPEVRDALLARQRGFRRTPGLVADGRDMASRIFTDAVLKVFLTASVEARAERRYKQLIAKGISARMDVLLQDLQERDARDIQRATAPLKQVEGAHLLDTSNLSIDQAVEQVLSWYQDVNGR, via the coding sequence TTGAGCCTTCCCCCGGTCATCGCAATTGATGGACCCACTGCCTCAGGCAAAGGTACGGTTGCAATGCAAGTTGCGAACCGTCTTGGATTCCATTATTTGGACAGTGGCGCTCTATATCGTCTAGTAGCGCTTGCTAGCCAGCAAAAGGGCGTCCCACCTTCCGATTGCCGCGCCTTGGGTGAGCTTGCCCTCGCCATACAGATTGAGTTTAAAAATGGACTCATTTTCTTGGGTGGTGAGGATGTCACAGAGGCCATTCGAGACGAGTCCATTGGGGTTTTGGCATCCCAAATTGCAGTTTATCCAGAGGTGAGGGATGCCCTTTTGGCCCGCCAAAGAGGGTTTCGGAGGACCCCAGGCTTAGTGGCTGATGGTCGGGATATGGCTAGCCGGATCTTTACAGACGCTGTTTTGAAGGTGTTTTTGACGGCCAGTGTGGAGGCTCGGGCGGAGCGTCGATATAAGCAATTGATCGCTAAGGGAATTTCTGCTAGAATGGACGTCCTTTTGCAAGATTTACAGGAACGAGACGCTCGAGACATTCAACGAGCAACCGCTCCTCTAAAACAAGTTGAAGGGGCGCATTTGCTCGACACCTCGAACTTATCGATCGATCAAGCAGTTGAGCAGGTACTGTCTTGGTACCAAGATGTAAATGGAAGATAG